A genomic region of Desulfocurvibacter africanus subsp. africanus DSM 2603 contains the following coding sequences:
- a CDS encoding Na(+)/H(+) antiporter subunit B: MIWEIQFLVLVMLIGCAVAAITIKDLLGASIVFGIYSFMMCLLWLSMGAVDVAFTEATIGAGISSALIFAAVFRTTRRTKD; the protein is encoded by the coding sequence ATGATCTGGGAAATTCAATTTCTGGTGCTCGTGATGCTCATCGGCTGCGCCGTGGCCGCCATCACGATCAAGGACCTCCTGGGAGCGTCCATTGTCTTCGGCATCTACAGCTTCATGATGTGCCTGCTGTGGCTTTCCATGGGAGCCGTGGACGTGGCCTTCACCGAGGCGACCATCGGAGCGGGCATCAGTTCCGCGCTCATTTTCGCCGCCGTGTTCCGCACCACGAGGAGGACAAAGGATTGA
- a CDS encoding putative glycolipid-binding domain-containing protein produces the protein MKIDTILWRRLDTPGHDACRLEQTDTGWRLAGAAAFRHEGVPACLAYQVECDAKWRTSKGTVQGWVGARTVDLIIQRTPAGVWTLHGEVVPHLDGCFDLDLGFTPATNLFQLRRAALQVGQSAAIPVAWLDVADSALHVLQQRYERRNAGMYWYEAPRFGYAASLDVLPVGFILRYPGLWEAES, from the coding sequence ATGAAGATTGATACAATACTCTGGCGTCGCCTGGATACCCCTGGGCACGATGCCTGCCGGCTGGAACAGACAGACACTGGCTGGCGGCTTGCTGGTGCGGCGGCCTTCCGGCACGAAGGCGTGCCCGCGTGCCTAGCCTATCAGGTCGAGTGCGACGCAAAGTGGCGTACTTCGAAGGGCACGGTTCAGGGCTGGGTAGGAGCCCGCACGGTTGATCTTATTATTCAACGCACGCCCGCCGGCGTATGGACGCTGCACGGTGAGGTTGTGCCGCACCTGGATGGTTGTTTCGACCTGGACCTCGGATTCACTCCTGCCACGAATCTCTTTCAATTGCGGCGAGCCGCGCTGCAGGTGGGGCAGTCCGCCGCCATTCCTGTCGCGTGGCTGGATGTGGCCGACAGCGCGCTCCATGTGCTGCAGCAGCGCTACGAGCGACGCAATGCAGGAATGTACTGGTATGAGGCTCCGCGCTTTGGCTATGCCGCATCCCTCGATGTTCTCCCGGTCGGCTTCATCCTCCGTTACCCAGGCCTTTGGGAAGCAGAATCCTGA
- a CDS encoding DMT family transporter, with protein sequence MKHEGKQPIPWTGFLCALGATIIWSGNFIVARGLFDSVQPATLAFLRWGTAFAALLPLAAIPAWRERRVIRRHFIFLLITALLGVTLFNTLIYLAARSTSALNLALISTTSPMFMLLLARMFLGEAVTPARLAGMAAAVCGVALLVTRGELSRLASLQFAVGDLLMLSAAVLFAAYSILVRRKPRELGQASFLLSTFGLGVLCLAPWAAWEVLRSGLPSPEPHIIGAVLYIGLGASLAAFFLWNKAVAAIGPSRAGIIYYSLPAFSGLEAFLLLGEPVGWAHLASGLLILGGILVATRR encoded by the coding sequence ATGAAGCATGAAGGAAAACAGCCGATCCCCTGGACAGGCTTTCTATGCGCCCTGGGCGCGACGATCATCTGGTCCGGCAATTTCATCGTGGCCCGCGGGCTCTTCGATTCAGTGCAGCCGGCCACGCTGGCCTTTCTGCGCTGGGGCACGGCCTTTGCCGCCCTGCTGCCCCTGGCCGCCATCCCGGCCTGGCGCGAGCGACGGGTCATCCGCCGCCATTTCATTTTTTTGCTGATCACGGCCCTGCTCGGCGTGACCCTGTTCAACACGCTCATCTATCTGGCCGCACGCTCCACGAGCGCCTTGAATCTGGCGCTCATTTCCACCACTTCGCCCATGTTCATGCTCCTGCTGGCTCGCATGTTCCTGGGCGAGGCCGTGACGCCCGCCCGACTCGCAGGAATGGCCGCCGCAGTATGCGGCGTAGCCCTGCTGGTCACGCGCGGTGAACTGTCCAGGCTGGCCTCGTTGCAGTTCGCGGTCGGCGATCTGCTGATGCTTTCGGCGGCCGTGCTCTTCGCGGCCTACTCCATTCTCGTGCGGCGCAAGCCACGGGAACTCGGCCAAGCCTCCTTCCTGTTGTCCACGTTCGGCCTTGGTGTGCTCTGTCTGGCACCCTGGGCGGCCTGGGAAGTCCTGCGCAGCGGTCTGCCCTCGCCTGAGCCGCATATCATCGGCGCGGTGCTCTATATCGGCCTCGGCGCTTCGCTGGCCGCCTTCTTTCTGTGGAACAAGGCCGTGGCCGCCATCGGTCCATCACGCGCGGGCATCATCTACTATTCCCTGCCGGCCTTCAGCGGACTGGAAGCCTTCCTGCTCCTGGGCGAGCCCGTGGGCTGGGCGCATCTCGCCAGCGGCCTGCTCATCCTGGGCGGCATCCTCGTGGCCACGCGCCGCTGA
- a CDS encoding cation:proton antiporter subunit C — MDELLNQLADKFNYWAYFVIMMTGIYAMIAKRNIMKKLIGLGIFQTSIMLFYVAMGSKKGATIPILASGHAPISPADYINPLPHVLMLTAIVVSVATLGVALSLSQRIYRKHGTLEENEILDQIRRS, encoded by the coding sequence ATGGATGAACTTCTGAATCAGTTAGCGGATAAATTCAATTATTGGGCTTACTTCGTGATCATGATGACCGGCATCTACGCCATGATCGCCAAGCGCAATATCATGAAGAAGCTCATCGGCTTGGGCATCTTCCAGACTTCGATCATGCTTTTCTACGTGGCCATGGGCTCCAAGAAGGGTGCGACGATTCCCATTCTGGCCAGCGGCCATGCTCCCATCTCGCCGGCCGATTACATCAACCCGCTGCCCCACGTGCTCATGCTCACGGCCATCGTCGTGTCCGTGGCCACGCTCGGAGTGGCGCTGTCGCTTTCACAGAGAATCTACCGCAAGCACGGTACTCTCGAAGAGAACGAAATCCTTGACCAGATCAGGCGGTCCTGA
- a CDS encoding methyl-accepting chemotaxis protein has protein sequence MRNIRIGIKLTGFIIAIIMAVSAGVGFISYTYSHRALEKSINQALPLIAESGAKLVKSRIDSQLLALEGVAGRNVIRGMEWDSQVEAMASEMRRLGYLGMGIVGNDGVARYTDGSTAKLGDRSYVKQAFAGETNMSDVIISRVINAPVIMLATPIRGQDGRVTSVLIARQSATILSDITDDITYGKNGYAYILNSKGEVVAHRNRQHVLDQLNLIEGAKQDAQLQPVAIVQQRMIKGGKGVDGYVYQGVKLAFGFAPVPGLGWSLAVGAAHDEVFAELPRLRTSVTIAALAFLLFGGLLALYISRSITVPLGRLAGSATAIAGGNLQAKPDIEQKDEIGVLAKALRQMVETLLGKMREAEEQTALAREESHRAHLATEEAERAKAKAEQAKTEGMNQAATQIEAVVERLTAASEELASQVEEASRGADIQRDRTSETATAMEQMNATVLEVAQNASQAADGADQAKKQAQVGAEVVQQVVVSVSRVRDQALSLKENMGQLGKQAEEIGKIMNVIEDIADQTNLLALNAAIEAARAGEAGRGFAVVADEVRKLAEKTMNATKEVGQAIKAIQDGTRLNIRGMEQAAGAVEESTALADKSGLALKDIVRLVETATDQVRSIATAAEEQSAASEQINHSVDDINRISSETSTVMLQSSQAIVELAKQAQDLQALVATLKQS, from the coding sequence ATGCGGAACATACGAATTGGAATCAAGCTGACAGGGTTCATCATCGCCATTATCATGGCTGTCAGTGCTGGTGTAGGTTTCATCTCCTACACCTATTCCCATCGGGCCTTGGAGAAAAGCATCAACCAGGCCCTCCCGTTAATAGCAGAAAGCGGCGCCAAGCTGGTCAAGAGCCGCATAGACTCGCAACTGCTGGCCCTGGAAGGTGTTGCTGGCCGCAATGTCATCCGCGGCATGGAATGGGATAGTCAAGTGGAGGCCATGGCTTCCGAAATGCGCCGTCTCGGATACCTGGGCATGGGCATCGTGGGCAATGACGGCGTGGCGCGCTACACGGACGGCAGCACTGCCAAACTCGGCGATCGGAGCTACGTCAAGCAAGCCTTTGCCGGCGAAACCAACATGTCCGATGTGATCATCAGCCGAGTCATCAACGCGCCGGTGATCATGTTGGCCACCCCCATACGCGGACAAGACGGGCGGGTGACGTCCGTGCTTATCGCCAGGCAGAGCGCAACGATCCTGAGTGATATTACCGACGACATTACATACGGCAAGAACGGATATGCCTATATCCTAAATTCCAAGGGCGAAGTAGTCGCGCACAGGAACAGACAGCACGTGCTCGATCAGCTCAACCTGATCGAAGGAGCCAAGCAGGATGCGCAGCTCCAGCCCGTCGCCATCGTGCAGCAACGTATGATCAAGGGCGGAAAGGGGGTCGACGGGTACGTGTACCAGGGAGTGAAGCTTGCCTTCGGCTTTGCGCCTGTCCCGGGGCTAGGCTGGTCCTTGGCGGTGGGCGCAGCGCATGACGAAGTCTTTGCCGAACTGCCCAGACTGCGTACGTCCGTCACAATAGCCGCACTGGCTTTTCTGCTGTTTGGTGGATTGCTGGCCCTCTATATCAGCCGCAGCATCACGGTGCCCCTTGGCCGGCTGGCTGGTTCGGCCACGGCCATTGCCGGGGGCAATCTGCAAGCCAAGCCGGACATCGAGCAAAAAGACGAGATTGGGGTGCTTGCCAAGGCCCTGCGTCAGATGGTCGAAACTTTGTTGGGCAAAATGCGTGAGGCGGAAGAACAGACTGCTTTGGCGCGTGAGGAATCGCACCGGGCGCATTTGGCCACCGAGGAGGCCGAGCGGGCCAAGGCCAAGGCCGAGCAAGCCAAGACCGAGGGCATGAATCAGGCAGCCACGCAAATAGAGGCCGTGGTTGAACGCTTGACTGCCGCCTCGGAGGAGCTCGCATCGCAGGTGGAAGAAGCCTCGCGGGGTGCGGATATCCAACGTGATCGCACCTCCGAAACGGCGACCGCCATGGAGCAGATGAACGCCACGGTGCTTGAGGTTGCTCAAAACGCATCCCAGGCCGCGGACGGCGCGGACCAGGCAAAGAAACAAGCGCAAGTCGGCGCTGAAGTGGTGCAGCAGGTCGTGGTATCCGTGAGCCGTGTGCGCGACCAGGCGCTTTCTCTCAAGGAGAACATGGGCCAGCTCGGTAAACAAGCCGAGGAGATCGGCAAGATAATGAACGTCATCGAGGACATTGCCGATCAGACCAACTTGCTGGCGCTCAACGCGGCCATTGAGGCCGCCCGGGCCGGCGAGGCGGGCCGAGGGTTCGCCGTGGTGGCCGATGAAGTGCGCAAATTGGCCGAAAAGACCATGAACGCCACCAAGGAAGTAGGGCAGGCCATAAAGGCCATTCAGGACGGCACGCGCCTGAACATCCGTGGCATGGAGCAGGCGGCAGGAGCAGTGGAAGAGTCCACGGCCTTGGCCGATAAATCAGGCTTGGCCCTCAAGGATATCGTGCGACTGGTGGAAACCGCCACGGATCAGGTTCGCTCCATAGCCACCGCGGCTGAAGAGCAATCGGCGGCCAGCGAACAGATCAACCACAGTGTCGATGATATCAATCGAATATCCTCCGAAACCTCCACTGTCATGTTGCAGTCGTCGCAGGCGATTGTGGAGCTCGCCAAGCAGGCTCAAGACCTGCAAGCCTTGGTAGCCACCCTCAAGCAATCCTGA
- a CDS encoding methyl-accepting chemotaxis protein: protein MRNIRIGIKLTGFIVLIIMVVSIGVGFISYKYSKSAMESTVQESFPLLASNMAELVKSRIDAQVLALEGVAGRNEIRGDDWDRQVEVMNHETKRLGYMGMGIVGKDGTARYPDGKTAKLGDRDYVKKAFAGQANMSDVIISRVINAPVIMVAAPIRNARGDVAAVLIGRLSGTVLSDTTDTFSFGKTGYAYILNAKGEVIAHKNRKFVLEQLNMIENAKKDPQLQPISNMMQRMVKGEVGFDDYPYLGIRRIFGFAPVADTGWSLAVGAEYDQVFSHLTGLRMSIALVTLGFLLAGILLALLISWSITNPLGRLMRSAVAIAEGDLQAKPNLNQKDEIGVLSKALGSMVDTLIGKMREAEEQTKLAWEESHRALKASEEAEQAKARAEQAKSEGMNHAATQIEAVVERLTAASEQLASQVDEATRGADMQSERASETATAMEQMNASVLEVAKNASQAALGAEQAKHKAQAGAEVVQQVVTSITHVRTQALSLKDDLGQLGQQAEAIGKIMNVIEDIADQTNLLALNAAIEAARAGEAGRGFAVVADEVRKLAEKTMSATKEVGQAIKSIQDGTRLNIRNMDQAAGAVEESTALADKSGHALREIVQLVDTATDQVRSIATSAEEQSAASEQISHSVEDINRITTETSSIMSQSTQAIVDLSKQTQALQSLVRTMKHA from the coding sequence ATGAGGAACATCCGGATCGGCATCAAGCTTACTGGGTTCATCGTCCTTATAATCATGGTCGTCAGCATCGGCGTCGGATTCATCTCCTACAAGTACTCCAAGAGCGCCATGGAGAGCACGGTCCAAGAGAGTTTCCCCCTCCTGGCGAGCAACATGGCTGAGCTGGTCAAGAGCCGCATCGATGCGCAGGTGCTCGCCCTGGAAGGCGTGGCTGGCAGGAACGAAATCCGCGGCGACGACTGGGACCGCCAGGTCGAGGTCATGAACCACGAGACCAAGCGTCTCGGCTACATGGGCATGGGCATCGTCGGCAAGGACGGCACCGCGCGTTACCCGGACGGAAAGACCGCCAAGCTCGGCGACCGCGACTACGTCAAGAAAGCCTTCGCCGGACAGGCCAACATGTCGGACGTGATCATCAGCCGGGTCATCAATGCTCCGGTGATCATGGTCGCCGCGCCCATCCGCAATGCACGCGGCGATGTGGCCGCCGTGCTCATCGGCAGGCTGAGCGGCACCGTGCTCAGCGACACCACCGACACGTTCAGCTTCGGCAAGACCGGCTATGCCTATATCCTCAACGCCAAGGGCGAGGTCATCGCGCACAAGAACCGGAAGTTCGTGCTCGAACAGCTCAACATGATCGAGAACGCCAAAAAGGACCCGCAACTCCAGCCTATCTCGAACATGATGCAGCGCATGGTCAAGGGCGAGGTGGGCTTCGACGACTATCCGTACCTGGGCATCAGGCGGATTTTCGGCTTTGCGCCTGTCGCGGATACGGGATGGTCCCTGGCCGTTGGCGCGGAGTACGACCAGGTCTTCTCCCACTTGACCGGCCTGCGCATGTCCATCGCTCTCGTGACGCTGGGCTTTTTGCTCGCGGGCATACTGCTGGCCTTGCTCATCAGCTGGAGCATAACCAATCCCTTGGGCCGGCTCATGCGCTCCGCCGTGGCCATTGCCGAGGGCGACTTGCAGGCCAAGCCGAATCTGAACCAGAAGGACGAGATCGGCGTCCTGTCCAAGGCTCTGGGTTCCATGGTCGACACGCTCATCGGCAAGATGCGCGAAGCCGAGGAGCAGACCAAGCTGGCCTGGGAGGAATCCCACCGCGCGCTCAAGGCCTCGGAAGAAGCTGAGCAGGCCAAGGCCAGGGCTGAGCAGGCCAAGAGCGAAGGCATGAATCACGCGGCGACCCAGATAGAGGCCGTGGTGGAGCGCCTCACGGCGGCTTCCGAACAGTTGGCTTCCCAGGTGGACGAGGCAACCCGCGGCGCTGATATGCAAAGCGAACGTGCCTCCGAAACCGCCACGGCCATGGAGCAGATGAACGCCAGCGTGCTGGAAGTGGCCAAGAACGCCTCCCAGGCGGCTCTGGGCGCGGAGCAGGCCAAGCACAAGGCCCAGGCAGGCGCCGAGGTCGTGCAGCAGGTGGTCACTTCCATAACCCACGTGCGGACCCAGGCCTTGTCATTGAAGGACGACCTGGGACAGCTCGGACAGCAGGCCGAGGCCATCGGCAAGATCATGAACGTCATCGAGGATATCGCCGATCAGACCAATCTGCTGGCCCTCAATGCGGCAATCGAGGCGGCTCGGGCAGGCGAGGCCGGCCGCGGTTTCGCCGTGGTTGCCGACGAAGTGCGCAAGCTGGCCGAAAAGACCATGAGCGCCACGAAGGAAGTGGGGCAGGCCATAAAGTCCATCCAGGACGGCACGCGCCTGAACATCCGCAACATGGACCAGGCAGCCGGAGCCGTGGAAGAGTCCACGGCGTTGGCCGACAAGTCGGGCCATGCCTTGCGCGAAATCGTACAACTTGTCGACACGGCCACGGATCAGGTTCGTTCCATAGCCACCTCGGCCGAGGAGCAATCCGCGGCCAGCGAGCAGATCAGCCACAGCGTGGAAGACATTAACCGCATCACGACCGAAACGTCCTCCATCATGTCCCAGTCAACCCAGGCCATCGTGGACCTCTCCAAGCAGACCCAGGCTCTGCAAAGCCTGGTGAGGACCATGAAACACGCTTGA
- a CDS encoding sulfite exporter TauE/SafE family protein produces the protein MDFLLICLTALAASGLTLFSGFGLGTLLMPVFALFFPVEVAVAQTALVHLANNLFKLGLFGRNASWRMVLLFGGPAFLASFLGARTLLWLADLAPLATYTAFGSQFALHPVKLAVAVLMAGFSILELWPAFSRLSIDRKYIPAGGLLSGFFGGLSGNQGAFRSAFLIKSGLSKEAFIGTGVVIAVLVDFSRLTIYSGLLGSPEVRGNLPLILAATLAAFLGAFLGSRLVRKVTIRALQVTVAIMLLFIALLLGLGII, from the coding sequence ATGGACTTTCTGCTTATCTGCCTGACTGCCCTGGCGGCTTCGGGCCTGACCCTGTTCTCCGGCTTCGGTCTGGGCACCCTGCTCATGCCGGTCTTCGCCCTGTTCTTCCCCGTGGAAGTGGCCGTGGCCCAGACAGCCCTGGTGCATCTGGCCAACAACCTCTTCAAGCTTGGGCTGTTCGGCCGCAACGCCAGCTGGCGCATGGTTTTGCTCTTCGGCGGCCCGGCCTTCCTGGCCAGCTTCCTGGGCGCGCGGACCCTGCTTTGGCTTGCGGATCTTGCGCCGCTTGCGACCTACACGGCCTTTGGCAGCCAGTTCGCTCTGCATCCCGTCAAACTCGCGGTGGCCGTGCTCATGGCCGGCTTCTCGATCCTGGAGCTCTGGCCCGCCTTTTCCAGGCTGTCCATCGACCGCAAGTATATCCCGGCCGGCGGCCTGCTGAGCGGCTTTTTCGGCGGGTTGTCGGGCAACCAAGGCGCCTTCCGCAGCGCCTTCCTGATCAAGAGCGGCCTGAGCAAGGAGGCCTTTATCGGCACCGGCGTGGTTATCGCCGTGCTGGTGGATTTCTCCAGACTCACCATCTACTCCGGCTTGCTTGGCTCTCCCGAAGTGCGCGGCAATCTGCCCCTCATCCTGGCCGCGACACTGGCCGCATTCCTCGGCGCGTTCCTTGGCAGCCGCCTGGTGCGCAAGGTGACCATCCGAGCGCTGCAAGTCACTGTGGCCATCATGCTCCTGTTTATCGCCTTACTGCTCGGTTTGGGGATCATCTAG
- a CDS encoding Na+/H+ antiporter subunit E, with translation MHQQTHGQAAFQRVYTMPSLSDFIDGQAIVNKASRNPHGRMPDMNLLPHVLDDRKSGQPPAPEIKHPRLDKAISFVLRFGAIYTLWMLLSGFFDPFHLSLGAACSAFVVLISADLFPPEVRHFRRIKAVLGMLTYLVWFLGEIVKANVWVFYLVVHPRMGQMIDPVIVRFRSKLRSKLALTLFANSITLTPGTITVSVDERGFFVVHGIDRKSAEGLPGVMEEKIARIFGEG, from the coding sequence TTGCACCAGCAGACTCACGGCCAAGCCGCCTTCCAGCGCGTATACACCATGCCCAGCCTGTCCGACTTCATCGACGGCCAGGCGATCGTAAACAAGGCTTCACGCAACCCGCACGGGAGAATGCCCGACATGAACCTGTTGCCCCATGTCTTGGACGACCGCAAAAGCGGACAGCCTCCAGCCCCCGAGATAAAGCATCCGCGACTTGACAAGGCCATATCCTTCGTCTTGCGCTTCGGGGCGATCTACACGCTCTGGATGCTGCTCTCCGGCTTTTTCGACCCGTTTCACCTGAGCCTCGGCGCAGCCTGCAGCGCCTTCGTGGTCCTCATCTCAGCCGATCTGTTTCCGCCCGAGGTGCGCCACTTCCGCCGCATCAAAGCCGTGTTGGGAATGTTGACCTATCTCGTCTGGTTCCTGGGCGAGATCGTCAAGGCCAACGTATGGGTTTTCTATCTGGTGGTGCATCCGCGCATGGGGCAGATGATCGATCCGGTCATCGTGCGTTTTAGATCAAAGCTGCGCTCCAAGCTGGCGCTCACGCTGTTCGCGAACTCCATCACGCTGACCCCCGGCACCATTACAGTAAGCGTGGACGAACGCGGATTCTTCGTGGTGCACGGTATTGACCGCAAGTCGGCCGAAGGTCTGCCCGGAGTCATGGAAGAGAAGATCGCCAGGATCTTTGGGGAGGGGTAA
- the mnhG gene encoding monovalent cation/H(+) antiporter subunit G — protein MIIDIVVITFVVMGLVLFSVGTLGILRLPDAYTRMHAAGKLDTLGSICLLFGLALWQGRHFDLAHLIVAAKILLILVFVSFASPTATHDMVDAGMRAGIIPWRKGDKRR, from the coding sequence ATGATCATCGATATCGTGGTCATCACCTTTGTCGTGATGGGACTGGTGCTTTTCTCGGTCGGAACCCTGGGCATCCTGCGCCTGCCCGATGCGTACACGCGCATGCACGCCGCCGGCAAGCTGGACACCCTGGGCTCCATTTGCCTGCTGTTCGGGCTGGCCTTGTGGCAGGGCCGTCACTTCGACCTCGCCCACCTGATAGTGGCGGCCAAGATCCTTCTGATACTCGTATTCGTCTCCTTCGCCAGCCCCACGGCGACCCATGACATGGTCGACGCGGGCATGCGCGCGGGAATCATACCCTGGCGCAAAGGCGACAAGCGGAGGTAG
- the mbhE gene encoding hydrogen gas-evolving membrane-bound hydrogenase subunit E: MKAISLIAVLLAGIALVYTTSDFPAWGDPESPASLHVSNLYIEQSYEKTHTPNVVTSVLADFRGFDTMFETIVVFTAAMACFFILRRSREECVLEHYYYRHIATGLVVRMPGACATPTQGAFEQIDSDWTPQDIVVSTVCRLLIPFMQIYAFYVLAHGHYSPGGGFQAGVVMAASYLLLALSHDLRFVIARFSERLMHILAAAGVTIYVGTGFIALTTGANFLDYGGLAGLLRMPLASGHSLGILLVETGVALTVCSALIMIFKLVSSQGTINEGL; encoded by the coding sequence TTGAAAGCCATATCCCTCATCGCCGTTCTCCTGGCGGGCATCGCCCTGGTCTACACCACCAGCGACTTCCCCGCCTGGGGTGATCCCGAGTCACCAGCCAGCCTGCACGTCTCGAATCTTTACATCGAGCAGAGCTACGAGAAGACGCACACACCCAACGTCGTCACTTCGGTCCTGGCCGACTTTCGCGGATTCGACACCATGTTCGAGACCATCGTGGTCTTCACCGCGGCCATGGCCTGCTTCTTCATCCTGCGCAGGTCGCGCGAGGAATGCGTCCTGGAGCACTACTACTACAGGCACATCGCCACGGGTCTCGTGGTGCGCATGCCCGGAGCCTGCGCCACACCGACTCAAGGAGCCTTCGAGCAGATCGACTCGGACTGGACGCCCCAGGACATCGTGGTCAGCACGGTCTGCCGGCTGCTTATCCCGTTCATGCAGATCTACGCCTTCTACGTGCTCGCCCATGGCCACTACAGCCCGGGCGGAGGATTCCAGGCCGGCGTGGTCATGGCAGCCAGTTACCTGCTGCTGGCCCTGTCGCACGACCTGCGTTTCGTCATCGCCCGCTTCAGCGAGCGACTCATGCACATCCTGGCCGCGGCGGGCGTGACCATCTATGTGGGCACGGGCTTTATCGCCCTGACCACGGGCGCCAACTTCCTGGATTACGGCGGGCTCGCCGGGCTCCTGCGCATGCCGCTGGCGTCCGGTCACTCCCTGGGAATCCTGCTGGTTGAAACCGGTGTGGCCCTGACCGTCTGTTCGGCCCTGATCATGATCTTCAAGCTCGTCTCCTCCCAGGGGACCATCAACGAGGGCCTGTAA
- a CDS encoding monovalent cation/H+ antiporter complex subunit F: MERFLFYSSLFVLLLMALSLYRAIAGPTPLDRILGGNAIGTKTTVLIIFIGIIFERVDMFVDIALAYAMLNFIAVIAASRYFHKKGREADFY; this comes from the coding sequence ATGGAACGTTTCCTGTTTTACTCGAGTCTTTTCGTGTTGCTGCTCATGGCGCTGTCCCTGTACCGGGCCATTGCCGGGCCCACGCCCTTGGACCGTATCCTGGGCGGCAACGCCATAGGCACCAAGACCACGGTGCTCATCATCTTCATCGGCATCATCTTCGAGCGAGTGGACATGTTCGTGGATATCGCCCTGGCCTATGCCATGCTCAACTTCATCGCGGTCATCGCAGCCTCGCGCTACTTCCACAAGAAGGGCCGGGAAGCTGATTTCTATTAG